The following nucleotide sequence is from Mytilus edulis chromosome 13, xbMytEdul2.2, whole genome shotgun sequence.
TAAGAAGCAACTTATCCATAAATTCTTGAATGTGACCTTTATTTTCCGATTTGTTAGTTTTCAGATtgcatttttttcagtaaaaaatgagaaattaCCTTCAAGAGAAACCATTATAAAAAGAATTTGGATATCTAATGAATCAAGAGTACGTTTTGTGAACACACTCCTTTTAAAGCAGTGAAAAATAACAGGATTGGGGGGAAATATGTGaattcaataaagaaaaaaatcatacttaaTTCAAAAAAAAGTTGATTCTAACAAAAAGCCGTATTGTTCTTTCGAAACAATATCTTAAACCCTGAAAGACATTCCCAGATCGTACATTCCTATGTCTCTGCATTCCCTTTTGCAGTAATTTACATACAGTAGTCATTAAGCAAACTTTAGCGAGCATACAACATGACAGTATCCTTCTTCTCCTCCTGGTGTTGTTCACATTCagcagaaaaaagtaaaaaaaatgaataatatataacAGTAAAAAGCATTGTTCGATTAATCGTTCTGGGCTAGAAACAGTCAAATCTCTCACAAAATTAAGATTTATAGATTTTCTATTAAATAAATTCTTTAATATGATACGCTAGATTTAGAAAAACAGTTTTCATTGAAGGTAAATTGTGGTTTGTTTCACATTTCAGTTTTTACACAATATCACACATTCTTAATAGTTAAATTGCAGTATTTTGCATAAGTTCGACTAAACACCATAGACTgttataactataaaaaaaaaccaacaagatAGTTTTACTtagtatttacaaaaatgttttcttAGCAAAGAGGAGAGTTTTCTAGTaatcaaaaatattgaaattggggattaacatttgtatatatgttttctTCTAAGACTTTTAAAAGTTTCGCGACAAGAAAAAAATTTGATTCCAAACTTAAAGTGAGATGCTACTAGTTACCAGAACGATTTCAACAGttaggaacatatatattagatatactgttcccagcatCAATGTAACATTGAGAATAgccatttaaattataaaaaaaaaacatgtataagataatagaaaaaaataaacaaatacaatgtatgaataaaaaaataacaacaaaaccTTTTGATCTGGCACCTTTGATTACTTAACTGTTTGTTGATTTTTAACAAAACTGTGTTGATCGGTCTACTAAATTAAAAAGTACAAtttctaaacatttaaaaatgttgttataaatgagaaaaaaaaaatctattgattttttttgtaaacagagCATTATGGTTAAATAGAAAATGAGTTTGAAAGACGTGTGTACAGATACTTTTTCAATTGAATGGTGACCAGATAGAAGCAAGGTcataaaagtaacaaaaataataaaataataaaaacaatacataaaaaacaacaaaacctCCTGATCTGGCACCTTTTGTGATTGTATACAAAAGTGTGTGGGCATTTTCACTTcttaattaaatgtttttatttctaagATTCAAAATGCAGTTGTAACAATGAAGAACAAAAATTAACTTAAAATCTATTGATATCTAGTTTGAGTGTAATGGTAAAATAACAAATGATTTTGAAAGAAGTATGtgcaaaaacatttttaaattgatgGTGACCAGATGGGAGCAAGGTAAAAAATTAAGTGCTAATTTCAGTTCTCACTCTTTCCCCTTCCACTTAAAatttacacaaaacaaacaaaaacaacaataaacttTGTTGAAGCTAATTTAAATTGTGATCACTCAACTGAGTTCTGAAATCAACAACTtcatgcaaaatttaaaaaatctatgtttttgtatttttttattgtatttttaatacatttttttttttttttttacattttttcatttttttttttctatttcttttttatttatttatttctttttttgcaattttctaTATGCTTAAGTTCAATCAGAACCCTTTCAGTCCATATACTCGAATCAAAACTCCTTGGCTAGCACAAGCAGTTGCTATTGGGATTAGCATGTGTAATTATGGCAAGCACAAGCATGTATAAATCATGAATTATCAAATTTTGATATTAACTGAGAAGTAGTTATATCCAGAGCATATGGTGTTTGAAAGCACAAATATTTAAGGGCCCAATTGTATGTTTAACATTAATATTAGTCAGTCCCTTTCTTTTATCATCTTTTAGacttacttttaaatttttacattgtcttttgaTTTCTATTATTAAGGTAAAAATCAATTAACAGTATCATAAATGGCACAAAAGCATACATGTTATAGCACAAACAAGTAGTAGCATAAATACGTATAACACAAACAAGTAAAAGCACAAACAATTAGTAACACAAACAAGTAATAgcacaaacaaataaaagcaCGAAAGGTAAAAACAAGTTCGGTTACATTTAAATCACACACATATAATTACAATCCGATGGTATTCTTATAACTCAAATTATGCACTTGCTTGATATTGATATTATATTACTTTTTGGAACCATAAGTATTATTGCAACAACGTATTATAGCAGTATtcatttatttactatttttccATCTAATAAGGCCTCTTCCTTTGGAGTGGAGGAAGTGTCTTTCTGTCCCCACCTTTCTGTTGTGACTGTCCGCGAATGTTCCTCTCAGATCCACATCGTTGAGTCACAGAAGGTGGAGTTGGCATGTAGTTTAATACTTCAGGTCCCAAACCAAGCTGTGTATTGGGATGTGGAAATATATCCATTTGCTCCAGTTTAACAGTAGTTTTACGCTTATAATAGAATGGGCCATCTTCTTTTGGTACTGTTGGCATATGTGGGTGATCTTCACGTTGTACGGTTGGTGGCTGTGGCATAAAAGCATGTCTCACCCCACGTGGGCCAGGTGGTGGGCGTGGCATATGCATGCGCTCTTCATTACGTGACATAGATGGTGGGCGTGGCATATATGCATGTTCTTGTCCTTCTCCACATGACATAGGTGGTGGACGTGGTACCAGAGCCCCTTTAATGTGTGGTTCTGGTGATGAAGAAAGATGAGTTCCCTCTCCATGTGGCATAGTTGGTGGTCCAGCGTATAATGGACTAGTTCTACGTGATGGTGGCATAGTTGGTGGTCCAGCGTGTAAAGGACTAGCTCTTCGTGATGGTGGCATAGGTATGTTCAATGGGCTGTCATTTCGGTTATATGATATAACACTGAGTTCAGATGGTGATAATATTCTCTCAGTTGATACATGGTCCTAAAAAAAGCAATTTGTTTATTCGGTTTAGTTATACTTGTCATTTCCATTGGATTCGGGGGAGAAACTTCATTTTTTGCAAACCATGAAATTTTAAATCGGATTTAAAATTAACCAACCAACTAATGATTAgaatatgttaaataaaaaaaaa
It contains:
- the LOC139500323 gene encoding uncharacterized protein; the protein is MPPSRRASPLHAGPPTMPPSRRTSPLYAGPPTMPHGEGTHLSSSPEPHIKGALVPRPPPMSCGEGQEHAYMPRPPSMSRNEERMHMPRPPPGPRGVRHAFMPQPPTVQREDHPHMPTVPKEDGPFYYKRKTTVKLEQMDIFPHPNTQLGLGPEVLNYMPTPPSVTQRCGSERNIRGQSQQKGGDRKTLPPLQRKRPY